From the genome of Triticum aestivum cultivar Chinese Spring chromosome 3B, IWGSC CS RefSeq v2.1, whole genome shotgun sequence, one region includes:
- the LOC123066723 gene encoding probable calcium-binding protein CML31, whose product MVATKTGELRALFLSLDRDADGRISAEELRGCMRATLSEDVPAEEAKALVASAAVDGDGLLCEAEFLELAQQAAWTGDADADEENDELRIRALREAFGIYEVEGQGCITPASLGRMLGRLGAERGTGECRAMISQFDLDGDGVLSFDEFKIMMS is encoded by the coding sequence ATGGTTGCGACAAAGACGGGCGAGCTGAGGGCGCTGTTCTTGTCACTGGACCGGGACGCGGACGGCAGGATCTCGGCGGAGGAGCTGCGCGGGTGCATGCGGGCGACGCTGAGCGAGGACGTGCCGGCGGAGGAGGCTAAGGCACTGGTGGCGTCGGCGGCCGTTGACGGCGATGGGCTGTTGTGCGAGGCCGAGTTCCTCGAGCTGGCGCAGCAGGCAGCCTGGACGGGCGACGCGGACGCGGACGAGGAGAATGACGAGCTGAGGATCCGGGCGCTGAGGGAGGCGTTCGGTATCTACGAGGTGGAAGGGCAGGGGTGCATCACGCCGGCCAGCCTGGGGCGGATGCTCGGCAGGCTCGGCGCTGAGCGGGGCACCGGCGAGTGCCGCGCCATGATCAGCCAGTTCGATCTTGATGGTGACGGCGTGCTCAGCTTCGACGAGTTCAAGATCATGATGAGCTAG